In the genome of Lacerta agilis isolate rLacAgi1 chromosome 2, rLacAgi1.pri, whole genome shotgun sequence, one region contains:
- the LOC117042055 gene encoding olfactory receptor 2G3-like yields the protein MYKEALWEEGNQSYQGEFILLGVADRPRLEMLLFGILLMCYLINLLGNTTIIVVSRLDPHLHTPMYFFLSNLSFLDLSFTTSVGPQMLVNFWRERKTISYGACVAQLYIFLALGSTECVLLVSMAYDRYAAVCHPLRYTTIMSHSLCFKMAAFAWFSGLCNPVIITVMTFRLPRCGENRIDNFFCEVPALIKLACIDTSLTEGVLFVSSVLFLVTPLGLIVVSYSFIVAAVLRIRSAEGRRKAFNTCASHLIVVSLFFGTALFTYLQSPSKIGHDQAKMASLFYTFVTTMLNPLIYTLRNKEVHKALRRLMKRT from the coding sequence ATGTACAAGGAAGCATTGTGGGAAGAAGGTAATCAGAGTTACCAAGGAGAATTCATTTTACTGGGAGTGGCTGACCGCCCACGCTTGGAAATGTTGCTCTTTGGTATTCTCCTGATGTGCTACCTGATTAACTTGCTGGGTAATACAACCATCATTGTGGTGTCACGGCTGGACCCCCATCTCCAcacccccatgtatttcttcctcagCAACCTCTCATTCCTTGATCTTAGCTTCACCACCAGTGTGGGCCCGCAGATGCTGGTAAACTTCTGGCGGGAAAGGAAGACCATCAGTTACGGTGCCTGTGTGGCCCAGCTCTACATCTTCCTTGCTTTGGGATCCACAGAATGTGTTCTGTTGGTTTCCATGGCCTACGACCGCTATGCTGCTGTCTGCCACCCGTTGCGCTACACTACCATTATGAGTCACTCTCTATGCTTCAAAATGGCTGCTTTTGCCTGGTTTAGTGGCCTTTGCAACCCAGTGATAATAACAGTGATGACTTTTCGGCTCCCACGGTGTGGAGAGAACCGGATAGACAATTTTTTCTGTGAGGTGCCAGCCTTAATCAAACTGGCCTGTATTGACACCTCGCTGACTGAGGGTGTGCTCTTTGTTTCCAGTGTGCTTTTCCTTGTAACACCCCTAGGGCTCATTGTGGTCTCTTATAGCTTCATTGTGGCTGCTGTGTTAAGGATCCGGTCAGCTGAGGGCAGGCGGAAGGCCTTCAACACCTGTGCTTCCCACTTGATTGTCGTGTCTCTCTTTTTTGGGACAGCCCTTTTCACCTACCTCCAGTCCCCGTCAAAAATTGGCCATGACCAAGCCAAGATGGCCTCCCTTTTCTATACATTTGTCACCACTATGCTCAATCCACTCATTTATACACTGAGGAACAAAGAGGTGCACAAAGCTCTAAGAAGATTGATGAAGAGAACTTAA
- the LOC117042056 gene encoding olfactory receptor 2G3-like — MYREALWEEGNQSYEGEFILLGVADRPRLEMLLFGLVLMCYTITLLGNTTIIVVSRLDPHLHTPMYFFLTNLSFLDLCFTTSVGPQMLVNFWRKRKTISYGACVAQLYIFLALGSTECVLLVVMAYDRYAAVCHPLRYTTIMSHSLCFKMAAFAWVSGFCNPVMETVMTLRLPRCGENRIDNFFCEVPALIKLACADTSLTEAVLFTSSVLFLVTPLGLIMVSYSFIVAAVLRIRSAEGRRKAFNTCASHLTVVSLFFGTALFTYLQPPSNNAHDQAKMASLFYTFVTTMLNPLIYTLRNKEVHKALRRLMKRT, encoded by the coding sequence ATGTACAGGGAAGCATTGTGGGAAGAAGGTAATCAGAGCTATGAAGGAGAATTCATCTTACTGGGAGTGGCTGACCGCCCACGCTTGGAGATGTTGCTCTTTGGTCTTGTCCTGATGTGCTACACAATTACCTTGCTGGGTAATACAACGATTATTGTGGTGTCACGGCTGGACCCCCATCTCCAcacccccatgtatttcttcctcacCAATCTCTCCTTCCTTGATCTTTGCTTCACCACCAGTGTGGGCCCACAGATGCTGGTGAACttctggaggaaaaggaagacCATCAGTTACGGTGCCTGTGTGGCCCAGCTCTACATCTTCCTTGCTCTGGGCTCCACAGAATGTGTTCTTTTGGTTGTCATGGCCTACGACCGCTATGCTGCCGTCTGCCACCCGCTGCGCTACACTACCATTATGAGCCACTCTCTATGCTTCAAAATGGCTGCTTTTGCCTGGGTTAGTGGCTTTTGCAACCCAGTGATGGAGACAGTGATGACTCTTCGGCTCCCACGGTGTGGAGAGAACCGGATAGACAATTTTTTCTGTGAGGTGCCAGCCTTAATCAAACTGGCCTGCGCTGACACCTCGCTGACTGAGGCTGTGCTGTTTACTTCCAGTGTGCTGTTCCTTGTAACACCTCTAGGCCTCATTATGGTCTCTTATAGCTTCATTGTGGCTGCTGTGTTAAGGATCCGGTCAGCTGAGGGCAGGCGGAAAGCCTTCAACACCTGTGCTTCCCACTTGACTGTCGTGTCTCTCTTTTTTGGGACAGCCCTTTTCACCTACCTCCAGCCCCCGTCCAACAATGCCCATGACCAAGCCAAGATGGCCTCCCTTTTCTATACATTTGTCACCACTATGCTCAATCCACTCATTTATACTCTGAGGAACAAAGAGGTGCACAAAGCTCTAAGAAGACTGATGAAGAGAACTTAA